In the Peptoanaerobacter stomatis genome, one interval contains:
- the dnaX gene encoding DNA polymerase III subunit gamma/tau, protein MSMALYRKYRPNTFDNIIGQDQVIDVLKNQIKENKISHAYIFSGVRGTGKTSTAKIFARAINCINYDEQKGPCNECESCLNNYVDTIEIDAASNNSVDNIRQLKDTIMYQPSFGKYKTYIIDEVHMLSTGAFNALLKTLEEPPSHIVFILATTEINKIPSTILSRCQKFEFKKVNSSDIKKRLVDILECENIPYEDNAVDFISNSCDGGVRDAISILDQVSSYGNISMANIDFVTGRASIEDIDSLIDNMFKKNSFECIKLINDLISKSIDVKKLPFQIISRLIDALYIQNEVIREDTTAAENLKQITNKDIDISKLITSISELENEMKYSNAPDILLQAFVIKQCREQITESNFDISNLVQKIEMLENTINELKTNRGIIQNKTDFDSDVPVENSKEIIKPKLDNIKPSKQISTEEQEQIDFVNSLMPDINSLLKENKFAHIIALLHEGTIRRYVNECIYISYPETHGFHKNAIERSDNLSIIQRAFSKILKKDLTIFIVFDDEVIEIEEKKDEMIEKIENLFGNQINIEVIND, encoded by the coding sequence ATGTCAATGGCACTTTATAGAAAATACAGACCAAATACATTTGATAATATAATAGGTCAAGATCAAGTAATAGATGTTTTGAAAAATCAAATTAAAGAAAACAAAATATCTCATGCCTATATATTCAGCGGTGTAAGAGGAACAGGTAAAACTTCAACTGCGAAAATATTTGCAAGGGCAATAAATTGTATAAATTATGATGAACAAAAAGGACCTTGCAATGAATGTGAAAGCTGTTTGAACAACTATGTGGATACAATAGAGATAGATGCAGCATCAAACAACAGCGTTGACAACATAAGACAATTGAAAGATACTATAATGTATCAGCCATCTTTTGGAAAATATAAGACATATATAATAGACGAAGTACATATGCTGTCAACAGGGGCTTTTAATGCATTGCTTAAAACTCTTGAAGAACCTCCATCACATATTGTATTTATACTTGCAACAACTGAAATAAATAAAATACCATCTACAATATTGTCAAGGTGTCAAAAATTTGAATTTAAAAAAGTTAATTCCTCAGATATAAAAAAACGTCTTGTAGATATACTTGAATGTGAAAATATTCCATATGAAGATAATGCTGTAGATTTTATATCCAATTCCTGTGATGGCGGGGTAAGAGATGCAATATCCATATTGGATCAAGTATCGTCTTATGGCAATATATCTATGGCTAATATAGACTTTGTGACAGGTAGAGCCTCTATTGAAGATATAGACAGTCTCATAGATAATATGTTCAAAAAAAATTCATTTGAATGTATAAAACTCATAAACGATTTAATAAGTAAATCCATAGACGTCAAAAAACTTCCATTTCAGATAATATCAAGACTTATAGATGCCTTATATATTCAAAATGAAGTTATAAGAGAAGATACTACAGCAGCAGAAAATCTAAAGCAAATAACGAACAAAGACATAGATATATCTAAGCTTATAACAAGTATAAGTGAATTGGAAAATGAGATGAAATATTCAAATGCACCGGATATACTGCTTCAAGCATTTGTAATAAAACAGTGCAGAGAGCAAATCACAGAATCAAATTTTGACATATCAAATTTAGTTCAAAAAATAGAAATGCTCGAAAATACGATAAATGAACTTAAAACCAATAGAGGTATTATTCAAAATAAAACAGATTTTGACAGTGATGTTCCTGTTGAAAACTCTAAAGAAATTATAAAGCCTAAATTAGATAATATAAAACCGAGCAAGCAAATAAGCACAGAGGAACAAGAACAAATAGATTTTGTAAATTCATTAATGCCAGATATAAACTCATTGCTTAAAGAAAATAAATTTGCTCATATAATTGCCTTACTGCATGAAGGTACTATCAGACGATATGTAAATGAATGTATATATATATCATATCCTGAAACACACGGTTTTCACAAAAATGCTATCGAAAGAAGCGATAATCTTAGTATAATACAAAGAGCATTCTCTAAAATATTAAAAAAAGATTTGACAATATTTATAGTATTTGACGATGAAGTCATTGAAATAGAAGAAAAAAAAGATGAAATGATAGAAAAAATAGAAAATTTATTTGGAAATCAAATCAATATAGAAGTTATAAACGATTAG
- a CDS encoding YbaB/EbfC family nucleoid-associated protein, which translates to MAKRGGFPGMMPGNMNNMMKQVQKMQKDMQQMQEELGNKELETTVGGGAVTVKVNGKKELLSIKIKEEVVDKDDIEMLEDLILTAVNQALTKADDMMSSGLSSVTGGLGIPGLF; encoded by the coding sequence ATGGCTAAAAGAGGTGGATTTCCAGGCATGATGCCGGGAAATATGAACAATATGATGAAACAAGTTCAAAAAATGCAAAAAGATATGCAACAAATGCAAGAAGAGCTTGGAAACAAAGAATTAGAAACAACTGTAGGCGGTGGTGCCGTAACAGTAAAAGTTAATGGAAAAAAAGAATTGCTGTCAATAAAAATTAAAGAAGAAGTTGTTGATAAAGATGATATAGAAATGTTGGAAGACCTTATATTAACTGCTGTCAATCAAGCACTTACAAAAGCGGATGATATGATGTCATCAGGATTATCAAGTGTAACTGGCGGTTTAGGAATACCGGGATTATTTTAG
- the recR gene encoding recombination mediator RecR, translated as MNNFSKPIDTLIKHLSQLPGIGAKTAQRLAFHIINMPTENVSDLSKAIIDAKNQIQFCNICQNISDSNPCGICASKERTDSIICVVETPRDVMAMEKSKEFTGKYHVLHGTISPSNSITPDMLKIRELVERMASEDVEEVILATNPTIDGEATAMYIARLLKPFNIKITRIARGLPMGSDIEYADEITITKALENRVSIF; from the coding sequence TTGAATAATTTTTCAAAACCGATAGATACACTTATAAAACACCTATCTCAATTACCGGGTATAGGTGCAAAAACTGCACAAAGGTTAGCTTTTCACATAATAAATATGCCCACTGAAAATGTGAGTGATTTATCTAAGGCGATAATAGATGCTAAAAATCAAATACAGTTTTGCAATATATGTCAAAACATATCTGACAGCAATCCTTGTGGAATATGTGCATCAAAAGAAAGAACTGACAGTATAATATGTGTTGTAGAAACTCCAAGAGATGTTATGGCTATGGAAAAATCAAAAGAATTTACAGGTAAATATCATGTACTGCATGGTACAATCTCTCCATCCAATTCTATAACACCTGATATGCTTAAAATAAGAGAGCTGGTTGAAAGAATGGCAAGTGAAGATGTAGAGGAAGTCATATTGGCTACAAATCCTACAATTGACGGAGAAGCAACAGCTATGTATATCGCAAGACTACTAAAACCGTTCAATATAAAAATAACAAGAATAGCAAGAGGTCTGCCTATGGGTTCAGATATAGAATATGCCGATGAAATAACAATCACAAAAGCATTAGAAAATAGAGTTTCGATATTTTAA
- a CDS encoding copper amine oxidase N-terminal domain-containing protein encodes MKKLYIFTLSIILTFIFSLNSFAAPETVSVIVNGNALTTDTPAVIRNSRTMVPFRALFEALGANQIFWDEPTQTVMGSDGVTTIKLVIGSYDIDVNGNTITMDTPPMIINSRTMIPLSAVSSSLGATVEWNPVGYIATVTKGGVVPNVPNNISQIQPSQDTQISNPTQSNDAVLTPMNYGPITGYYAIEDLKRNKYVLNLGENGKAELIDINSKNSVQGTYSYNNSTLSLKVSNFNSTYTREDASYNKNNLILMKDNTNTTSGSTFVMMKISQDEYNKYVK; translated from the coding sequence ATGAAAAAATTATATATTTTCACACTATCAATTATATTAACATTTATATTTTCTTTAAACTCATTTGCCGCCCCTGAAACCGTATCTGTAATTGTAAACGGAAACGCACTTACAACAGATACTCCGGCAGTTATAAGAAACAGTAGGACTATGGTGCCTTTTAGAGCTTTGTTTGAAGCGTTAGGTGCAAATCAAATATTTTGGGATGAACCGACTCAAACTGTTATGGGAAGTGACGGTGTAACTACCATAAAATTGGTAATAGGCTCTTATGATATAGATGTCAACGGAAATACTATAACTATGGACACTCCGCCTATGATAATAAATTCAAGAACAATGATACCATTATCTGCAGTATCTTCAAGCTTGGGAGCAACAGTTGAATGGAATCCTGTAGGATATATAGCTACAGTAACAAAAGGTGGTGTTGTACCTAATGTACCTAATAATATTTCTCAGATACAGCCATCACAAGACACACAAATTTCAAATCCTACACAAAGCAATGATGCTGTACTTACTCCAATGAATTATGGACCTATAACAGGATATTATGCAATAGAAGATTTAAAAAGAAATAAATATGTGCTTAATTTAGGTGAAAACGGAAAAGCAGAATTGATAGATATAAATTCTAAAAATTCTGTTCAAGGAACTTATTCTTATAATAATTCTACACTTTCTTTAAAAGTAAGTAATTTTAATTCTACTTATACAAGGGAAGATGCTTCTTATAACAAAAATAATTTAATACTGATGAAAGATAATACAAATACTACATCAGGAAGCACATTTGTGATGATGAAAATTTCACAAGATGAATACAATAAGTATGTAAAATAA
- the tsf gene encoding translation elongation factor Ts has translation MEITASMVKELREKTGAGMMDCKKALQETSGDMEKAIDVLREKGLSKAAKKADRIAAEGLIGVEVSADYKKAALVEINSETDFVAKNEEFQQLVKDVTNLVLEKAPETLEELFALQLNGQTVQEELTAKISKIGENMNIRRFERLEVENGRLISYVHGAGKIVSVVKLETSSQDAKVEELGKDVAMQVAAMNPKYISEKYVDQEYLNHEREVLKQQAINENNELPEGKRKPEEIVLKMLEGRLKKELKEVCLLDQAFVKEAKKSVGEVVAETAKAVGADITVAQIVRFEVGEGIEKKQENFAEEVAKQMGN, from the coding sequence ATGGAAATAACTGCTTCAATGGTAAAAGAACTTAGAGAAAAAACAGGTGCAGGAATGATGGATTGCAAAAAAGCACTTCAAGAAACAAGCGGCGATATGGAAAAAGCTATAGACGTGCTTAGAGAAAAAGGACTTTCAAAAGCTGCTAAAAAAGCCGACAGAATAGCGGCAGAAGGATTAATCGGAGTAGAAGTATCTGCCGATTATAAAAAAGCTGCATTGGTTGAAATAAACTCAGAAACGGACTTTGTTGCAAAAAATGAAGAATTCCAACAATTGGTAAAAGATGTTACAAACTTGGTATTGGAAAAAGCGCCTGAAACATTGGAAGAATTATTTGCACTTCAATTAAACGGTCAAACAGTACAAGAAGAGCTTACAGCTAAAATATCAAAAATAGGCGAAAATATGAACATAAGAAGATTTGAAAGATTAGAAGTTGAAAACGGAAGACTTATAAGTTATGTTCATGGAGCCGGTAAAATAGTATCAGTAGTTAAATTGGAAACTTCTTCACAAGATGCAAAAGTAGAAGAATTAGGAAAAGATGTAGCAATGCAAGTAGCGGCTATGAATCCTAAATATATATCAGAAAAATATGTAGATCAAGAATATCTAAATCATGAAAGAGAAGTTTTAAAACAACAAGCAATCAATGAAAACAACGAGCTTCCTGAAGGAAAGAGAAAACCTGAAGAAATAGTTCTTAAAATGTTGGAAGGAAGACTAAAAAAAGAGCTTAAAGAAGTTTGTCTATTAGATCAAGCATTCGTAAAAGAAGCTAAAAAATCTGTAGGCGAAGTAGTAGCGGAAACTGCTAAGGCAGTAGGAGCAGATATAACAGTAGCTCAAATAGTAAGATTTGAAGTAGGCGAAGGAATAGAGAAAAAACAAGAAAACTTTGCAGAAGAAGTAGCAAAACAAATGGGAAACTAA
- the rpsB gene encoding 30S ribosomal protein S2, with the protein MSVVSMKQLLEAGVHFGHQTRRWNPKMSRFIFTERNGIYIIDLQKTVKKLEEAYSFMREVAETGKPILFVGTKKQAQDAIKDEALRAGMYYVNERWLGGMLTNYKTIKGRINRLVELEKMQEDGTFDKLPKKEVIGLLQEKERLEKYLGGIKDMPELPVAMFVIDPKKERIAVLEAHKLGIPVIGVVDTNCDPDEIDFPIPGNDDAIRAVKLIVAAMSQAIIEAKQGFIEEIEEDKEITVEDFENNEQVEEQAE; encoded by the coding sequence ATGTCAGTAGTAAGTATGAAACAATTATTGGAAGCAGGAGTTCACTTCGGACATCAAACAAGAAGATGGAACCCTAAAATGTCAAGATTTATATTCACAGAAAGAAACGGAATATATATAATTGACTTACAAAAAACAGTTAAAAAATTGGAAGAAGCATACAGCTTTATGAGAGAAGTTGCTGAAACAGGAAAACCGATTCTTTTTGTAGGTACTAAAAAACAAGCTCAAGATGCTATAAAAGACGAGGCTTTAAGAGCTGGAATGTACTATGTAAACGAAAGATGGCTTGGAGGAATGTTAACAAACTACAAGACTATCAAAGGAAGAATAAACAGACTTGTAGAACTTGAAAAAATGCAAGAAGACGGAACATTCGACAAACTTCCTAAAAAAGAAGTAATAGGTCTTTTACAAGAAAAAGAAAGATTGGAAAAATATCTTGGCGGAATAAAAGATATGCCTGAGCTACCTGTAGCAATGTTCGTAATAGATCCTAAAAAAGAAAGAATAGCTGTATTGGAAGCACATAAATTAGGTATACCTGTAATAGGTGTAGTAGATACAAACTGCGACCCTGATGAAATAGACTTCCCTATTCCTGGAAATGACGATGCTATAAGAGCGGTAAAACTTATAGTAGCTGCTATGTCACAAGCTATAATAGAAGCAAAACAAGGATTTATAGAAGAAATAGAAGAAGATAAAGAAATAACTGTAGAAGATTTTGAAAATAATGAGCAAGTAGAAGAACAAGCTGAATAA
- a CDS encoding CapA family protein, with the protein MKNKLWIVFIIVLSCMFVGCASNNKAENTSKEIINNEVENIEESKKEEKEVEQIPKFKAQKMVITMTGDTSVASFYGQRIYFEDVFRQNGAGYFLKGLEKYFKNADINITNLENVFTDLNTMQQGKIYTYKSYSKDYIDILTANNIMYVNVVNNHMQDYLQAGFDESMQLLDEKGIKYFGTNLVDSNDPELGNIKVHRVQTFVKDDIKLGMAGYYAFNSSHPSDETIKEDIDNLKSQGCNFIIVAMHGGGQEDNIVLERQEIMARKFIDLGADMVYGHHPHAIQRIEDYNGKKIYYSLGNFLFVNYRSSKNPEGLLVELTLDMDENGQITPIYKNVPIWWMGGYTQKYTPIEMTEQESIDKVNRILNGSL; encoded by the coding sequence ATGAAAAACAAGTTATGGATTGTATTTATAATCGTACTGTCTTGTATGTTCGTGGGCTGTGCAAGTAATAATAAAGCTGAAAATACAAGTAAAGAGATTATAAATAATGAGGTTGAAAACATAGAAGAAAGCAAAAAAGAGGAAAAAGAAGTAGAACAAATTCCTAAGTTCAAAGCTCAAAAAATGGTAATAACTATGACCGGTGATACAAGCGTAGCATCTTTTTACGGACAGAGAATATATTTTGAAGATGTGTTCAGACAAAACGGTGCAGGATATTTTTTGAAGGGGTTGGAAAAATATTTTAAAAATGCGGATATAAATATAACCAACTTGGAAAATGTATTTACTGACTTAAATACAATGCAACAAGGGAAAATATATACTTATAAATCCTATTCAAAAGATTATATAGACATACTTACAGCCAATAATATAATGTATGTAAATGTAGTTAACAACCATATGCAAGACTATTTGCAGGCAGGTTTTGATGAGAGTATGCAGTTGCTTGACGAAAAAGGTATAAAGTATTTTGGAACAAATCTTGTAGACTCAAACGATCCTGAACTTGGAAATATAAAGGTTCATAGAGTTCAAACTTTTGTTAAAGATGATATCAAACTTGGGATGGCAGGGTATTATGCTTTTAATTCCTCTCATCCGTCAGATGAAACTATAAAAGAAGATATAGATAATTTAAAATCACAAGGCTGTAATTTTATAATAGTTGCTATGCACGGCGGAGGTCAAGAAGACAATATAGTGCTTGAAAGACAAGAAATAATGGCGAGAAAATTCATAGATTTAGGTGCAGATATGGTGTATGGACATCACCCTCATGCCATTCAAAGAATAGAAGATTACAATGGCAAGAAAATATATTATTCATTAGGGAATTTTTTATTTGTAAATTACAGAAGCTCTAAAAATCCTGAAGGTTTGCTTGTAGAACTTACGCTTGATATGGATGAAAATGGTCAAATAACACCTATTTATAAAAATGTGCCTATTTGGTGGATGGGAGGCTATACACAAAAATATACTCCTATAGAGATGACAGAGCAGGAAAGTATTGATAAAGTAAATAGGATATTAAACGGAAGTTTGTAA
- the ilvA gene encoding threonine ammonia-lyase, producing MNFNEPLFLEKLSSLDFEEAENAMKDVLKPTPLIKSDLLSSMCENQVYLKPECLQKTGSFKIRGAYNKIRKLTDDERKKGVVASSAGNHAQGVAFSAKKIGINATIVMPTTTPLIKVNSTKSYGANVILHGEVYDEAYEESRRLEKEYGYVYIHPFNDFDVIEGQGTIANEILKELPDADYILVPVGGGGLISGIVLSALRINPKIRIIGVEPTGANAMKQSLINGHLTNLETVNTIADGVAVKNPGDITYNIIKNNVSEIIEVSDFDIMESFLLLLQNHKIVSENSGTLTVSALNKLKCKNKKVVSLISGGNIDVLTISSLINKGLISMGRIFCFSVTLPDVPGQLLKIAQALAETGANVVKLDHNQFKSYNRFNNVALEVTVETNGHSHIEQIVDNLIEKGYHITRIY from the coding sequence ATGAATTTTAATGAACCGCTGTTTTTAGAAAAGTTGTCTTCTCTCGACTTTGAAGAAGCCGAAAATGCTATGAAAGATGTATTAAAACCTACGCCACTTATAAAAAGTGATCTTCTCAGCTCTATGTGCGAGAATCAGGTTTATCTAAAACCTGAATGTCTACAAAAAACAGGCTCTTTTAAAATAAGAGGCGCTTACAATAAAATAAGAAAATTGACAGATGACGAAAGAAAAAAAGGAGTAGTAGCATCATCAGCCGGCAATCACGCACAAGGTGTAGCATTTTCTGCAAAAAAAATAGGCATAAATGCCACAATAGTAATGCCCACTACAACACCACTTATCAAAGTAAACTCTACAAAATCTTACGGAGCAAACGTCATACTTCATGGAGAAGTATATGATGAAGCCTATGAAGAATCAAGAAGATTGGAAAAAGAATATGGATATGTGTATATCCATCCATTTAACGATTTTGATGTAATTGAAGGTCAAGGCACTATCGCAAACGAAATTTTAAAAGAATTACCCGATGCTGATTATATATTAGTACCTGTTGGCGGTGGCGGACTTATAAGCGGAATAGTATTATCCGCTCTTAGAATAAATCCTAAAATAAGAATAATAGGCGTTGAGCCAACCGGAGCCAATGCTATGAAGCAATCTCTTATAAACGGTCATCTCACAAATCTTGAAACTGTTAATACAATAGCTGACGGTGTGGCTGTAAAAAATCCTGGGGATATAACATATAACATAATAAAAAATAATGTCAGCGAGATAATCGAAGTATCAGATTTTGATATAATGGAATCATTTTTATTGCTCTTGCAAAATCATAAAATCGTATCAGAAAATTCCGGTACACTTACCGTATCAGCACTCAATAAGTTAAAATGCAAAAATAAAAAAGTCGTATCTCTTATAAGTGGCGGTAACATAGATGTGCTTACTATATCTTCGCTTATCAACAAAGGTCTTATATCAATGGGAAGAATATTTTGCTTTTCCGTTACTTTACCGGATGTTCCTGGACAGTTGCTAAAAATAGCACAAGCATTAGCCGAAACAGGCGCAAACGTAGTTAAATTAGACCACAATCAATTCAAATCATACAACAGATTTAACAACGTTGCATTAGAAGTAACAGTTGAAACAAATGGACACAGCCACATAGAGCAAATCGTAGATAATCTCATAGAAAAAGGCTATCATATAACAAGAATTTATTAA